One genomic segment of Amycolatopsis granulosa includes these proteins:
- a CDS encoding GntR family transcriptional regulator has product MPIDQHGAQPLSTQIRDDLARRIRAGEFNVGEKIPSLRALATDYGVAELTVHGAIRELQHAGVLESSTGRGTFVRALPDEAASNADAMEALRAEVADLRERVEALEKERRSR; this is encoded by the coding sequence GTGCCTATCGATCAGCACGGCGCTCAGCCGCTAAGCACTCAGATCAGGGACGACCTCGCCCGCCGCATCCGCGCGGGGGAGTTCAACGTGGGGGAGAAGATTCCGTCGCTTCGGGCGCTCGCCACGGACTACGGCGTTGCCGAGCTGACGGTGCACGGCGCGATTCGGGAGCTTCAGCACGCGGGCGTTCTGGAGTCCTCCACGGGCCGCGGCACTTTCGTCCGTGCTCTGCCGGACGAGGCAGCCTCGAACGCCGACGCCATGGAAGCCCTCCGAGCTGAGGTCGCGGACCTCCGGGAGCGAGTCGAGGCCCTGGAGAAGGAGCGCCGGTCGCGCTGA
- a CDS encoding SsgA family sporulation/cell division regulator produces MLPKSLNLPMWAELEDRSGEVIELVPLKVKFRYRIDDPLAVVLDFAVGAEQWVRWHIARDLLAEGLALPPRTPTRVGEGDVAVAPDLDVPWRVWVTLSSPTGVADFAFKRASLIDALAKTEALVPIGSESDRIDWDREFAALGGEAA; encoded by the coding sequence ATGCTGCCGAAGAGCCTGAACCTGCCGATGTGGGCCGAGCTGGAGGACCGCTCCGGCGAGGTGATCGAGCTGGTGCCGCTGAAGGTGAAGTTCCGCTACCGCATCGATGACCCGCTCGCGGTGGTACTGGACTTCGCGGTCGGCGCCGAGCAGTGGGTGCGCTGGCACATCGCCCGGGACCTGCTCGCCGAGGGCCTGGCGCTGCCGCCGCGCACGCCCACCAGAGTCGGTGAGGGAGACGTGGCAGTCGCCCCGGACCTGGACGTGCCGTGGCGGGTGTGGGTCACCCTGTCCTCTCCGACTGGGGTGGCGGACTTCGCGTTCAAACGCGCCAGCCTGATCGACGCGCTGGCCAAGACCGAGGCCCTGGTGCCGATCGGCAGCGAGTCCGACCGGATCGACTGGGACCGCGAGTTCGCGGCGCTGGGTGGTGAGGCCGCGTGA
- a CDS encoding NAD-dependent epimerase/dehydratase family protein, with amino-acid sequence MRVLVTGAAGYLGYAVVAALAERGHEPVAFVRDAAKAPRHSARTAVGDLEDVASVRAAVRDVDGVCHLAARARVRESLSDPLPYWRTNVGGTLNLLEALTDGDAPAKLVLASTAAVYGTPETQPIDEDSPIAPANAYGATKAAADLAAANVAASGQLGAISLRAFNVAGAVDDCTDRDVTRLIPKVLAVQAGLADVLAVNGDGTTVRDFVHVADMAHAFVLAVEACTPGRWRAYNVGSGRETSINDVLTAAEQITGRPVPIKRNPPANEPRVLLADSRRIRDELGWQAPNSDLSQILSDGWKALTSAYAAPE; translated from the coding sequence GTGCGCGTTCTCGTCACCGGCGCCGCCGGGTACCTCGGATACGCCGTCGTCGCTGCCCTCGCCGAGCGGGGACACGAGCCGGTGGCGTTCGTCCGCGATGCCGCCAAGGCCCCAAGGCACTCGGCGCGCACGGCGGTAGGGGACCTCGAGGACGTCGCGAGCGTCCGCGCTGCTGTCCGCGACGTTGACGGCGTATGCCATCTCGCGGCCCGTGCGCGCGTCCGCGAATCCCTGTCGGACCCTCTCCCCTACTGGCGAACCAACGTCGGCGGCACGCTCAACCTGCTCGAAGCCCTCACCGACGGGGATGCGCCGGCCAAGCTCGTGCTTGCATCGACGGCTGCCGTCTACGGCACGCCGGAAACCCAGCCCATCGATGAAGACTCTCCGATCGCCCCCGCCAACGCGTACGGCGCGACCAAAGCCGCAGCCGACCTCGCCGCTGCCAACGTCGCTGCGTCTGGTCAGCTCGGAGCGATCAGCTTGCGCGCCTTCAACGTCGCCGGCGCAGTAGACGACTGCACGGATCGTGACGTCACCCGCCTGATCCCCAAGGTGCTCGCCGTCCAAGCCGGACTCGCCGACGTGCTGGCCGTCAACGGCGACGGCACGACAGTCCGCGACTTCGTGCACGTCGCCGACATGGCACACGCCTTCGTTCTCGCCGTCGAAGCGTGCACCCCCGGGCGCTGGCGCGCCTACAACGTCGGCAGCGGCCGGGAAACGTCCATTAACGACGTTCTCACGGCCGCCGAGCAGATCACCGGACGTCCGGTCCCGATCAAGCGGAACCCGCCCGCGAACGAGCCGCGTGTGCTGCTCGCAGACAGCCGACGCATCCGCGATGAGCTGGGCTGGCAAGCCCCGAACTCGGATTTGTCGCAGATTCTTTCGGACGGCTGGAAGGCCCTGACCAGCGCGTATGCCGCCCCGGAATAG
- a CDS encoding Pycsar system effector family protein, producing the protein MDAFGMDAPPLVLRAHEQVRDELRRADAKATTLLSVVGVALAGVVALAKTGMPVPALAALWLSALPIFGAVLVLLATIRPKLSQFPTPGSWLDATLHGPSVLLEAGSYAAEAAAHDVCVLGHLAVDKHTRVKHAVNLLIIGAGALAVALVLSVLA; encoded by the coding sequence ATGGACGCCTTCGGAATGGACGCGCCGCCGTTGGTGCTGCGGGCGCACGAGCAGGTTCGGGACGAGTTGCGCCGAGCGGACGCGAAGGCCACGACGTTGTTGTCGGTGGTTGGGGTGGCGCTGGCTGGGGTGGTGGCGCTGGCCAAGACCGGGATGCCGGTGCCGGCGCTGGCGGCGTTGTGGTTGTCCGCGCTGCCGATCTTCGGTGCGGTGCTGGTGCTGCTGGCCACGATCCGGCCGAAGCTCTCGCAGTTCCCGACGCCGGGTTCGTGGCTGGACGCTACGTTGCACGGTCCGAGTGTGCTGCTGGAGGCCGGGAGCTACGCCGCCGAGGCCGCCGCGCACGACGTGTGCGTGCTGGGGCACCTCGCCGTGGACAAGCACACCCGCGTCAAGCACGCGGTGAACCTGCTCATCATCGGCGCCGGCGCGCTCGCAGTCGCGCTCGTCCTGTCCGTCCTCGCCTGA